The following DNA comes from Streptomyces globosus.
AAGCGGCAGACGGCCTTCCGCGGCGGCCTGGCGTTCACCGTCGACCTCGACCCGCGCTGGGTGAAGAAGCTCATCGCCGACGGCAAGACCGCCGAGGCGGGCGCCTACGCCGAGCACATCGTCGACCAGGTGGCCTTCCTGCTCCAGACGCAGGACATCGGCGTCCTGATGTGCACCCCGCCGGTCCTGGAGCGCCTGGCCCGCCGCGAGGACCTCGCCAAGCTCATCGACGAGAAGGTCAAGGCCATCAACTGGGTCGGCACCCAGATGGACGCCGACACCCGCTACCTGTACCGCACCGAGGTCTTCCCGAAGGCCCACCTGTACAGCGGCTACGGCTCGACGATGATCCTCGGCAACGCCAGCGAGCGCCCGGGCCTGACGGACGACGACCCGTGCATCTACGACCCGTTCGCCCCGCACATGGTCTTCGACGTCGTCGACCCCGGGACCCGCGAGACCGTCGCGTACGGCGAGCGCGGCCAGGTGGTCATGCACCACGTCAGCAAGAGCCTGTTCATGCCGAACAACCTGGAGCGCGACTACGCGACGCGGGTGCCGGGCCCCGAGGGCGTCTGGCAGATCGGCGACTCCGTCGCCGACATCGCGCCGGTCCAGGAGTTCGACAACGAGACCGTCATCGAGGGGGTTTACTAGTGGATGCCGGCCTGATCACGCTCGACGCGCTCGGGCCCTCCGGACCCTTCCGCGCCCGCAAGCGCATGACCGTCACCGACGTGGCGGGCGCACCGGTCGCCGAACTGAGCCTGGTGCCGAAGCTGTTCGTCACCCGCGCCATGGACGCCCTGCGCAAGGCCCGCACCCTGCCGGCCGCCGAGCGGACGGCGGCGCTGGCGCGGGCGGGCCGGATCTTCGCCGAGGAGACCGTCGACGGGCTCACCTTCGAGGAGTACCAGCGCACCGTCGCCCGTGTCTCCGGTGTGCCGATGGGCGTCGTGCGGGCGGCGACCGCCGCCATCATCGAGGCCACCGAGGTGGCCCCGGTCGCCGCGTACCAGGCGCGCCCCGTCGGCGCCGTGGACGACTGGCGCGCTGAGGAGACCCGCCGCGGCAGCGCCGTGTGGACCCGCAAGGGCGACGTCTTCGCGGTGCACGCGGCCGGCAACCACCCCGGCCCGCACTCGCTGTGGGTGGAGGCCCTCGCCATGGGCTACCGGGTCGCGGTCCGGCCCTCGCGGCGCGAGCCGTTCACCCCGCACCGCCTGATCTCCGCCCTGCGGGCCGCGGGCTTCGGCGCCGACCAGGTCGTGCTGCTGCCCACGGACTACGACGCGGCGGACGAGATCCTGCGCAGCGCCGACTACGGCCTGGTGTACGGCGGCGACGAGGTCGTCCGCAAGTACGCGGGCACCCGCGTGCTGCCGCAGGGCCCGGGGCGCTCGAAGATGCTCGTCCCGGCGGGCACCGACTGGCGCGACCACCTCGACACCATCGTCGACTCCATCGCCCACCAGGGCGGAGTGGCCTGCATCAACGCCACCACCGTGCTGGTCGAGGGGGACCCGGCGCCCCTCGCGCAGGCGATCGCCGAGCGGCTCGCCGCGATCCCGAGCCTGCCGCCCGAGGACGAGAAGGCCGTCCTGGCGGTGCAGCCGGCGGAGGGCGCCCGCAAGCTGGAGGCGTTCCTGCTGGCCCGCGCCGCGGGCACGACCGCGCACCTGGGCGGCGACGGCATCGTGGAGGAGCTGGGCGACGGGAGCGCCGTCCTGCGCCCGGCGGTCCACCAGCTGGACCGGCCGGACGCCGAGCAGGCCGGCATCGAACTGCCCTTCCCCTGCGTGTGGGTGGCCCCGTGGTCGCCCGCCGACGGGATCGGCCCGCTGCGCAACTCGCTGGTGCTGACCGCGTTCACGGACGACGAGGCGCTGATCGACGAGCTGCTGGCGGAGCCGACCATCAGCAACCTCTACCTGGGCGACCACCCGACCTACTGGATCCGGCCGGGCGTCCCGCACGACAGCTACCTGGGTGAGTTCCTCATGCGGACCAAGACGGTCATCCGCGACTGACGCACCCCCGGGTCCGGGCCGCGGCCTGAACGGGCCGCCGCGGCCCGGACCCGCGTACTCCCGCCGCAGTTCCCGCCTCCCGAGAAAGGGCCGAATTTGCCATGTCCATGAACAGAGTGGACGGTTCAAGACCTTTGAGACTCCCCAGACTCGACTCGCTCACCGGGCTCCGCTTCCCTGCGGCCCTGCTCGTCTTCCTCTACCACGCCTCCCTCGGCGTGCCGTGGATCCGCCTCTTCGAGTCCGACGCGGCCAACGACGGCTTCGCCAAGGCCGTCTCCCAGGCGGGCGCCCTCGGCGTCACGTTCTTCTTCGTCCTGAGCGGCTTCGTCCTGGCCTGGTCGGCCCGCGAGAAGGACACCTTCCGCGCCTTCTGGCGCCGGCGCTTCGTCAAGATCTACCCGAACTACGTGGTCACCTGGGGCCTCGCCCTGGTCACCTTCGCGGCCGTCATGACGGAGCCGTGGCAGGCCGTCCTCAACCTGTTCATGCTCCAGGTCTGGGTGCCGGACTTCTACACCAACTTCAGCGTCAACCCGCCCAGCTGGTCCCTCGGCGCCGAGGCGATCTTCTACCTCGCCTTCCCGCTGCTCTACCTGGGCATCAGGAAGATCGACGCCTCCCGGCTGAAGTTCTGGATCGCCGGCACCGTCGCCGCCATCATGCTCACGCCGACGCTGACCTACGCGGTCATCCCCGGCGGCGGCATGCAGATGCCCGGCGCCGACGGCACCTCCACCGTCCAGTACTGGTTCGCGTACGTCCTGCCGCCGGTCCGCCTCCTCGACTTCGCGCTCGGCATCCTCGTCGCCCGCGCGGTCATGTCCGGCCGCTGGCGCGACATCGGCACCGTCTGGTCGACGCTGCTGCTGGCCGCGAGCTACGGCGTCGCGCTCAACGTGGAGCACCTGTACGCGCAGCGCTCGGTCACCCTCATCCCGATCGTGCTCGTCATCGCCGCGTTCGCCGCCCGCGACGCGGAGAGCAAGCCGACCCTCTTCAACAACCGGCCCATGGTCTGGCTCGGCGAGATCTCCTTCGCCTTCTACCTGGTCCACTACATCGTCCTCGCCTACTCGCGCGAGCTCCTCGGCGACGGGCTCTTCTCGACGCCGGTCGGCATCGCCCTGATCGCCGCCCAGGCCGTCGTCTCGGTGCTGCTCTCCTGGGCCCTGTACGCCTGGGTCGAGGCGCCCATCACCCGCCGCTTCTCCAGCTCCCGCAAGGCCAGGGCCGCGAAGGCCGCCGCGGCGGCGGCAGCGTCCGCACCGGGCGCCCCCGACCAGCCCCGTGACCGCCTTTCGGTCTGACCGCCGGCCCGGCCCGTCCGGACCCGCCCGTCCCGCCGCGCGGCCCCGCCCCACCGGCAGCGCACCGACCCCACCGGTGCACCTCCGCCCCACCGGAGCCCCCGCCGCCCACCGGAGCGCCGCGCACCGCCCCCGGCCGGAATTCAGGACCGGCCGCCCGCAACGACCACGCGCCCCCCGGGTTCCCGTCGAACCCGGGGGGCGCGCCGTGTGCCGGTCCGCTACTTCTTCTTCGGGGTGAAGACGAGCAGCCGGTCCAGGAGGAGCGAGGAGAGGGCGGGGCGGGTGGCGGTCTCGGGCTGCATGTAGGCACGGGCCACGAGGCGGAGCGTGCTCATGTCGACGGGCCGGTCGGTGCCGTACTGCGCACAGAAGTCAGTGCCGGTGGGCGGGAGCGCGGTGACGTGCCGCCCGGTCGGTCCGGCGTCTCCGGCGCGGCTGAAGGTCCAGGCGTACAGCTTGTCGGCCTTCGGCTGGTCGGGGATGAAGTCCTGCGCGCTGCCCTGGAGGAGGCGGTTGTTCTGCGCGGCCAGGGACACGGAGGCCTTGCGGTCGGCGTACAGGGAGACGCTCGAGTAGGTCGCCTGGCCGGTGGCCACGTGGTTCGCGCCGTAGGCCACGGCGAAGGAGCCGTCCGGCAGGGAGAAGTTCCGCGTGATCGGATCGTCGGCGTCGTTGGACAGCGCGGCCACCCCGGTGACCGGGGGATCGGTGAACAGCTTGGCCTGCAGCCCCACGTTCGATTCCTCGAAGCCCCGCTCGACGATCTCCTCGTGCACGTCGTAGCCCGGGTGGGCCTCGATGATGCGCCGGCGCAGCAGTTGCAGGGCGGGGTTGAGGTCGAGTTCGGTGGCCCCGGTCCCGGAGACGCGCAGCGGGGGGACGGGCAGCGGGTCGGGGGCGTACACCGGCTTCCTCTCGTTCCCGGAGCCGCTCTGCGGCCGGACCCGGAAGGCCTT
Coding sequences within:
- a CDS encoding aldehyde dehydrogenase family protein; the encoded protein is MTVTDVAGAPVAELSLVPKLFVTRAMDALRKARTLPAAERTAALARAGRIFAEETVDGLTFEEYQRTVARVSGVPMGVVRAATAAIIEATEVAPVAAYQARPVGAVDDWRAEETRRGSAVWTRKGDVFAVHAAGNHPGPHSLWVEALAMGYRVAVRPSRREPFTPHRLISALRAAGFGADQVVLLPTDYDAADEILRSADYGLVYGGDEVVRKYAGTRVLPQGPGRSKMLVPAGTDWRDHLDTIVDSIAHQGGVACINATTVLVEGDPAPLAQAIAERLAAIPSLPPEDEKAVLAVQPAEGARKLEAFLLARAAGTTAHLGGDGIVEELGDGSAVLRPAVHQLDRPDAEQAGIELPFPCVWVAPWSPADGIGPLRNSLVLTAFTDDEALIDELLAEPTISNLYLGDHPTYWIRPGVPHDSYLGEFLMRTKTVIRD
- a CDS encoding AMP-binding protein, which encodes MSTVDPLLEFPLDTQPDPDEFLRAALRWHFSPETGSPFWIERAGTLGFDPLTDIGGFADLGRFPNLANELRDVRAEDLIPRGYGDRPDVVGVYESGGTTGAPKRIVLLKEWLDRLLAWSSGQLDRHGVPQGVNWLVVAPTGPHMVGDVIKRQTAFRGGLAFTVDLDPRWVKKLIADGKTAEAGAYAEHIVDQVAFLLQTQDIGVLMCTPPVLERLARREDLAKLIDEKVKAINWVGTQMDADTRYLYRTEVFPKAHLYSGYGSTMILGNASERPGLTDDDPCIYDPFAPHMVFDVVDPGTRETVAYGERGQVVMHHVSKSLFMPNNLERDYATRVPGPEGVWQIGDSVADIAPVQEFDNETVIEGVY
- a CDS encoding acyltransferase family protein, which encodes MSMNRVDGSRPLRLPRLDSLTGLRFPAALLVFLYHASLGVPWIRLFESDAANDGFAKAVSQAGALGVTFFFVLSGFVLAWSAREKDTFRAFWRRRFVKIYPNYVVTWGLALVTFAAVMTEPWQAVLNLFMLQVWVPDFYTNFSVNPPSWSLGAEAIFYLAFPLLYLGIRKIDASRLKFWIAGTVAAIMLTPTLTYAVIPGGGMQMPGADGTSTVQYWFAYVLPPVRLLDFALGILVARAVMSGRWRDIGTVWSTLLLAASYGVALNVEHLYAQRSVTLIPIVLVIAAFAARDAESKPTLFNNRPMVWLGEISFAFYLVHYIVLAYSRELLGDGLFSTPVGIALIAAQAVVSVLLSWALYAWVEAPITRRFSSSRKARAAKAAAAAAASAPGAPDQPRDRLSV